GTGGTAATGACAACAATAGTTCAATTGAGTACCCCGCATCAAATCAATATGTAATTGCTGTTGGAGCTGCATCTCCTGATGGAAATAGAAAATCTCCAACAACTGCAGACGGCGAAAGCTGGTGGGGTTCCAATTATGGATCAGATTTACAAGATAGCCGTACATCAATAGAAATTTTAGCTCCTACAATAATTCCAACTACCGATATAATTGGAAATGCAGGAATTACCACAAGTAATTATAATTTATACGCAAACGGAACATCAGCCTCAGCACCTTTTGTAGCTGGAGTATGTGGATTAATCAAATCATTACACCCAACTTGGACACCAGATCAGATAAAACAACAATTGAGAATCAGTGCTAGAGATATAGCGATTGGTGAAGCATCTGAAGGATGGGATAGATTTACAGGTTATGGTTTAGTTGATGCATATCAGGCTTTAATTATGGATCCACCAGAGAATTACCCACCTGTTTTTATCTCTATAGGACCATTTACAGTACCAGAATCATCAGCTGAGGGTACTTTTGTTGGAAATATTGATTCAAACAATGGTAATGGTGGCGGAATTGATGGAGACATTACTTATAGTATTACTTTAAATTTTAATTCTGATTTAGACGAAAATCAAGCCTTTTCAATAAATCAAACTTCAGGAGTAATAATTGTAGGTGATGCCGGAGATTTAAATTTTGAGGACAATCCTACAATAAATTTAACAGTCAGAGCCAATGATGGTTTTACAAGCACTGATGCTGAAATTACAATATATCTAACACCTATTACAGCCAATATAATTTTCGTTGCATCAGATGCGAGCGGTTTAAACGACGGAACAAGCTGGACAAACGCTTATACAGACTTGCAATCAGCTTTCGGATCAGCAGTTTCCGGTGATTCAATTTTTGTAAAATATGGAACATACAAACCAACGATTGCTAATGGAAACAGAGATATCTCTTTTTCAATACCGTCTGGAGTTGCCGTTTTAGGTCATTTTGCAGGCACAGAATCATCATCTTGGCAACGAGTTTTGAGTAATGAATCTTATGAAACCATTCTTAGCGGTGACTTAAATGGTGATGATGTTGAATTTGATAATAAATGGGAAAATTCCAAAACAATAGTCATGTTCTACTCTTCCAGTAGTTTAACTTTAATGGATGGATTTACCATCGCACATGGAAAATCGGATAATGGAGGTGGTGCCGGCATTAGTATTTACGGAGGAGGTGGAACAAATTCAAGTAGTCCAACCATAAGAAACTGTTCATTTGAATATAATTCTGGAGCAACATATGGTGGTGGAATTTTTGCTAATGGATACGGAAGTAGTGTTTTAAGTACACCAGTCATTGATAATTGTCGTTTTTATCAAAATAGAAGTAATTTAGGTGGTGGAATTTGTAGTTCTGAATGTAGTCCCATCATTTCAAATTGCTATTTCGAACTGAATCTTGGAACAGATGGAGCTGCTATAAATCATAGTTCAGGATGTTATGGAGTAGGAAGAGCGATTATTGATAACTGCGTTTTTTATAACAACAAATCATTAGGACAATGGAATACTCTAATTAACAATGTTGTAACAATCGATCAAGGGAAAGCTTTATTAGAAAATTGTCTCTTTGAACAAAATATACCAACTTTTTCTGGAGCCGTATATTGTAGAATTTCAGAAGTTGATATAGAAAATTGTACGTTTAAAGAAAATACTCCTGAGAATGATTCTACAGGAGGAGCTGCAATACGAACCGAAGATGGAATCCTAAATGTTAAAGGATGTAATTTCGAGAACAACTCGGTGGGAAGTCCTGGCGGAGCGATTCATACCACTGGAACTCCTCTGACAGTAGAAAATTCTATTTTTAAAGGAAACACTTCAGGTAGCTGGGGTGGTGCTATATTTACCAATGGTGATAATGCCTCAATAACAAATTGTCTTTTTACCGGGAATAATTCAGGAGATGATGGTGGGGCTATTTGTTTTAATAACAACAATAGTGCAAGTGTGATAAATTGTACGATAAGTGGGAATTTAGCTCAAAGTAATGGAGCAAGAGATAACCATGGCGGTGGTATTTATAGCCTTAATAATAATCCAATTATAAAAAACTCCATTATTTGGGGAAACGATGCCGAAACTGATGGTGATGATATTTATAACTCAAATAGTACGCCTTTGATAAGTTACTCAAATATTAGAGATTGTGGAAACAGTGGTGATACTTGGAATTCAACCTTCGGAAGTGATGAAGGAAACAACATCTCTTCTTATCCTTATTTTATAGATTACATTTTGCCGGAAAATTGTCCTAATACTTTAGGAGATTATCGCTTATTAGCTAATTCAGAATGTTTGAACGCCGGAAATAATGGTTTCATTTCATTGGAATATGACTTAGACGGGAACGCCAGAATTCAAAATGAAGCCGTAGATATGGGTGCTTATGAAAGTAGTTCTGTTCAAATTAGTAAAGTAATCTTTGTGAATTATACAGCTACAGGATTGAATAATGGAACAGATTGGACAAATGCCTATACGAATTTACAAGATGCGTTAGCGAATGCAATCAGTGGTGACAGAATTTATGTGGCAAAAGGAACTTATAAACCGGATAGTGGAACCAATACTCGAAGTCTCTCTTTTGCAATTCCTTCTGGAGTAAAAGTGTATGGTCATTTTGCCGGATACGAAAGCAGTTTTGTTTTCTGTGATTTATCAGAAACTTCTAATGAAACTATTTTAAGTGGAGATATTGGAACAATTGGAATAGCTACCGATAATTCCTATCATGTTGTTAATTTTACGAATACAAGTGAAGAAACGCTTCTCGACCGATTTACAATTACTGATGGCTATGCAGATAATGGAACCGGAAATGATTCAAGAGGAGGAGCCATTTTATTCTTTAACTATGGGAATCCGGAAATTAATAATTGTAAGATGGAAAATTGTTATGCCAAAATTGGTGGTGCTGTATCAATTGCAATCAATTCATTGCCGGTTTTTAATTATTGTATTTTTGAAAATAATCTTGCGTTAAACTTTGGAGGAGCAGTTCATCTTTTAAGTAAATGTAATGCCGTATTTAATTACTGTCAATTTATTGGAAATGAGGTTTCTGCTGGTTCTGGTGGTGTTATATACAATTATTTACTTTCAAAAATCGAAATGAATTATTGTGAAATATCAGGTAATTCAGCCAGTCAATACGGTGGTACTCTATTTCAAAATGATTCTCAGTGTACAATGAATAATTGTATAATTTCGGGTAATTTTGCCGATAATTACGGTGGTGCTATTCGTAACATTGGTAGTAGTTCCATTCTGAATATCAATAATTCCACCATTGCATGCAACAGTTCTGCATTAGGTGGTGGGGCTCTTTACAATGAGAGTGGAAAAACATATATTAATAACTCCATTATCTGGGGTAATTCTACTGAAGGAAATGCCATTTCAAATATTAATTCAGGGATTATCAGCTCTTCATATTCCAACATTCAAGGTTCCGGCGGAAGTATCTCTTGGAATGCATCCTATGGAAGTGATTTAGGTGGTAATATAGATTCCGATCCAAAATTCAAACTTTTACATCCATATTCAGATGCTCCAACTATAAAAGGTGATTTCGATATACTAATAGGATCACCATGTTCTGATGCTGGTAACAATTCATTAGTTCATGAAAATGTTACATTAGATATGAACGGAGATGATAGGATTAAAAATGATGTTGTTGATATGGGTGCTTATGAAGGAGCAAAAGATCGACTCAAAATTTATGTCAGCAATACGGCAACAGGATTGAATAATGGTTATAATTGGGAACATGCTTTTAATAGTATTCAAGATGCCATTTCAATATCAGCCAGCACAGATTCAATTTACGTCAAATACGGAACTTACAAACCGGTTAACACAGGAAGAACTTCTACCTTTTCTGTTTATAATACCAATAAATTGTTTGGTCATTTTGCCGGAACTGAAACTAATTCCGGTGAAAGAGATTTGGATAATCCGGCTTACGAAACCATTCTTTCCGGTGATATAGGCACTGTTGGAGTTGAAACAGACAATTGCTATCATGTAGTAACTTATATTGCTCCAACAGGTGGAGTTGGGAATACTGTCTTAGTCAATAAAGTCTGGATGAACGGATTTACAATTTCAGACGGTTATGCTGATGGAGGAGGAGATAATTCTTTAGGTGGCGGGATCTATAACAAAACGGGATTCAATTATCTACAAAATGAATTGTATTTATCAAATAGTAAAATAATGAACAACTTTGCTGCAGACGGTGGAGCTGGAATATGTTATAATTCGTCAAGTCCTGAAGGATTAGTTTACAATTGGAGAATTACCGGTGGAGCAATAGATAATTGTATCATCGCAAACAATACAACCAATGGTAGAGGCGGAGGAATATATGCAAATGCCAGTAGAGGCGGTTTGTACAGAGCTGAATTAATGAATAGTACATTTAGTGAAAATGCATCTTACGAAGGTGGCGGTATATTCATTAATGGAAATAATGGTTCATTTTTAGATCTTTCAAAAATTGAAAATTGTATCATCCGTGATAATACTGCAACAAATCATGGTGGCGGTATCTATTTTGATTTCCAAACCAACACAAGTAATCCTACTCCACTGACCAATTCATTAATTACCGGAAATAAATCACTAAATAGAAACGGTGGTGGAGTTTATTATATATCCTCTGAATCTATAGATGTTTATCCATCAACTTCTTACATTACAAATTGTACCTTCAGTGGAAATGATTCTCCGACCGAAGGAAGTGCTCTTTATAACTTTGACGGGAATACTCTTCATGTAAGAAATTCTATATTTTGGGGAAATGAAAACCCAGGTTCACAAATTGTGTCAAATTCAGTTGAGAACAGGGCTCCGTGGTACACAGAAGATGATTGGATTATTACACAAGAATTTACAAAAATCCATTTTTATAACTCCAACATAGAAACATCCGGTGGAAGTTCAGTGTGGAATACTAATTTCTGTATTAACGAAGGAAATAATATTGATAGTAATCCTCTTTTTATGGATATTGAAGATAACGACTATCGTATAACTGAATTATCACCTTGTGTGAATACGGGAGAGAATTCGTATAATGAAACAATCGCTGACATTCGTGGGGAAGAGCGTATTCAAAATACAACTATTGATATGGGTGCTTATGAATGGTCTGGAATTCTTGATTCTAATATTGATAAAATTTTTGTAAAGTTCGATTCTACCGGTGATAATGATGGTTCTTCATGGGAAAATGCCTATACTTCTTTGCAAACCGCTTTAAATAATGTCGTTGCCGGTGTGGATATATATGTCGCTCGTGGAACTTATAAACCAAGCTCTTCCAATGGTTTAACCAATACACCTCGTAATTATCATTTCCGATTAAAAAATAGCGTTAAAATTTTTGGAGGTTTTGCAGGTACTGAAAGTTCATTTTTAGAAAGAACAAATTTTGGTTTTGGTGAAGAAAATGAAACTATTTTGAGTGGCGATATTGGAACAGAAGGAATCAACACGGATAACTGCTATCATGTAATATACAACCTGCCCAACACCATTACGAATTCAGCAATCCTCGATGGAGTAACTGTTAGTGGTGGGAATGCGAACCTTGAGTCAAACTCAGAACTGAAACGAGGTGGTGGAATGTATATGCCACAAAATTCTCCAATCATACGAAATGTTATTTTTACAGATAACTATGGAATTTTTGGTGGAGCAGTTTTTAATATGGTATCATCCGGAATCTATTCAAACTGTCTTTTCTTCAACAATAGTGCAATGTATGGCGGTGCATCAATGACCTATTCCAGCCCAGCATTGACTTTTGAGAACTGTACATTTAGTGAAAATACAGCCGTTAGCCATGGCGGTGGTGTGGATAATTGGAACTCTGCCTTTTCATACAATAATTGTATTTTCTGGGGGAACACTTCTGCTGCGGGTAATCAGATTTACGCTTATGGAAACAGTACGATCACACTTAACACATCCTGCTATTCCAGTAATGCCAATGATATTGCCGTAGAAACAGGTGCATCAATAATTACAACAAATAATAATATCACTTCCAATCCAATTTTTGTTGATACCGATAATAATGATTTCCGGCTTTATGAATCATCTCCTTGCGTAGATGCAGGAAACAATTCTTATTCATCAATGGATAAAGATATTCGTGGACAAAATCGTATTCAAAATACTACTATTGATATGGGGTGTTACGAATGGACTGATGGAATCGATCCTGCCTCAATTGTCATCACATTCACTAATGGCTTGTCATTTAATGCTGAAGTTATGAACGGAAGTAATAATCAGGCTATTGGAAGATTTACTTTAAATTCAGCTGCACTTGGATGTCAATTCACAGCAATTAGTGTCCAGATTTCAGGTGAATACAACGGTTTATCTAATTTTAAATTATGGGAGAGTACGGAC
This sequence is a window from Candidatus Delongbacteria bacterium. Protein-coding genes within it:
- a CDS encoding S8 family serine peptidase, whose translation is MNKLAVMMLIMFSMEIFLLAEPALSPNTNKSITPENISFSKERILVKYSSTSKIFKEIRQNGDTISKDKLSQLDKIGDKHNIIKTYQAYSRLKKDEMKSKLGIDRWYILEFPENSDVKAIAEEYKNDSNIEDVTLDYVVNLHTPTNDSYYPNQWGHKNEGQFPSYNPATNKHDGLLVGTVGFDSNVEEAYGYLSSYGSDEIVIAIIDTGVDLDHPDLVNNIIDGYDFGSNDDNPNDENGHGTSSAGIAVARANNGIGIAGVAGNCKIMPLKVSNQEGIMYFSAIQNALYYAVDNGADIVNMSLGNNSINSDPATDTALQYAYNSGLVLIASSGNDNNSSIEYPASNQYVIAVGAASPDGNRKSPTTADGESWWGSNYGSDLQDSRTSIEILAPTIIPTTDIIGNAGITTSNYNLYANGTSASAPFVAGVCGLIKSLHPTWTPDQIKQQLRISARDIAIGEASEGWDRFTGYGLVDAYQALIMDPPENYPPVFISIGPFTVPESSAEGTFVGNIDSNNGNGGGIDGDITYSITLNFNSDLDENQAFSINQTSGVIIVGDAGDLNFEDNPTINLTVRANDGFTSTDAEITIYLTPITANIIFVASDASGLNDGTSWTNAYTDLQSAFGSAVSGDSIFVKYGTYKPTIANGNRDISFSIPSGVAVLGHFAGTESSSWQRVLSNESYETILSGDLNGDDVEFDNKWENSKTIVMFYSSSSLTLMDGFTIAHGKSDNGGGAGISIYGGGGTNSSSPTIRNCSFEYNSGATYGGGIFANGYGSSVLSTPVIDNCRFYQNRSNLGGGICSSECSPIISNCYFELNLGTDGAAINHSSGCYGVGRAIIDNCVFYNNKSLGQWNTLINNVVTIDQGKALLENCLFEQNIPTFSGAVYCRISEVDIENCTFKENTPENDSTGGAAIRTEDGILNVKGCNFENNSVGSPGGAIHTTGTPLTVENSIFKGNTSGSWGGAIFTNGDNASITNCLFTGNNSGDDGGAICFNNNNSASVINCTISGNLAQSNGARDNHGGGIYSLNNNPIIKNSIIWGNDAETDGDDIYNSNSTPLISYSNIRDCGNSGDTWNSTFGSDEGNNISSYPYFIDYILPENCPNTLGDYRLLANSECLNAGNNGFISLEYDLDGNARIQNEAVDMGAYESSSVQISKVIFVNYTATGLNNGTDWTNAYTNLQDALANAISGDRIYVAKGTYKPDSGTNTRSLSFAIPSGVKVYGHFAGYESSFVFCDLSETSNETILSGDIGTIGIATDNSYHVVNFTNTSEETLLDRFTITDGYADNGTGNDSRGGAILFFNYGNPEINNCKMENCYAKIGGAVSIAINSLPVFNYCIFENNLALNFGGAVHLLSKCNAVFNYCQFIGNEVSAGSGGVIYNYLLSKIEMNYCEISGNSASQYGGTLFQNDSQCTMNNCIISGNFADNYGGAIRNIGSSSILNINNSTIACNSSALGGGALYNESGKTYINNSIIWGNSTEGNAISNINSGIISSSYSNIQGSGGSISWNASYGSDLGGNIDSDPKFKLLHPYSDAPTIKGDFDILIGSPCSDAGNNSLVHENVTLDMNGDDRIKNDVVDMGAYEGAKDRLKIYVSNTATGLNNGYNWEHAFNSIQDAISISASTDSIYVKYGTYKPVNTGRTSTFSVYNTNKLFGHFAGTETNSGERDLDNPAYETILSGDIGTVGVETDNCYHVVTYIAPTGGVGNTVLVNKVWMNGFTISDGYADGGGDNSLGGGIYNKTGFNYLQNELYLSNSKIMNNFAADGGAGICYNSSSPEGLVYNWRITGGAIDNCIIANNTTNGRGGGIYANASRGGLYRAELMNSTFSENASYEGGGIFINGNNGSFLDLSKIENCIIRDNTATNHGGGIYFDFQTNTSNPTPLTNSLITGNKSLNRNGGGVYYISSESIDVYPSTSYITNCTFSGNDSPTEGSALYNFDGNTLHVRNSIFWGNENPGSQIVSNSVENRAPWYTEDDWIITQEFTKIHFYNSNIETSGGSSVWNTNFCINEGNNIDSNPLFMDIEDNDYRITELSPCVNTGENSYNETIADIRGEERIQNTTIDMGAYEWSGILDSNIDKIFVKFDSTGDNDGSSWENAYTSLQTALNNVVAGVDIYVARGTYKPSSSNGLTNTPRNYHFRLKNSVKIFGGFAGTESSFLERTNFGFGEENETILSGDIGTEGINTDNCYHVIYNLPNTITNSAILDGVTVSGGNANLESNSELKRGGGMYMPQNSPIIRNVIFTDNYGIFGGAVFNMVSSGIYSNCLFFNNSAMYGGASMTYSSPALTFENCTFSENTAVSHGGGVDNWNSAFSYNNCIFWGNTSAAGNQIYAYGNSTITLNTSCYSSNANDIAVETGASIITTNNNITSNPIFVDTDNNDFRLYESSPCVDAGNNSYSSMDKDIRGQNRIQNTTIDMGCYEWTDGIDPASIVITFTNGLSFNAEVMNGSNNQAIGRFTLNSAALGCQFTAISVQISGEYNGLSNFKLWESTDNSFDFEEDTFVKSFEGKNSSKLGSKQTKFSKEIDKDTKSVMIFNNFSRNLPSENIYYFITCDALGSASGTIQASLADQTSLIISGGEINSTFTNASLSSNPIVLHPPEIELSVTTLPDFNEVLIHTNSPIQEYVVSGSYLLSDITISAPEGFLLSLGTEVKNEVLKSDMKIAETSSSILSKKSTFNTQKSKEYVSQLTISPINRVILPTAIKVVFSPTTDEDYIGNITHSALFATSKNISVSGTGVLNAPPTSENSETIFDEDNYYTYEIADFPFSDLDPEDQFKKIQISSLPNKGEFFLDLNNNSVVDLGEIITNNQIILTGDISKLKFRSDQNGNGAPYTSFTFRVNDGNYYSNVSYIMTINVNPINDAPVNTSNSTITPVGTIRIGGKIGATVGEWNDDKDNNQIEVKKKMNKQ